One part of the Mariniblastus fucicola genome encodes these proteins:
- a CDS encoding lysyl oxidase family protein, with product MPTRKNTRVKKSQFDFGKLERRNMLANDVLPDVFAWESEERGYLHDYYVEGELLRFSTAFANQGAGHLEVFGGEPTDNGNQEVFQRIYDDEGGFRDRLAGEFTYHEGHGHIHFDGYAIYNLREIGPAGEVGDILATGGKISFCLIDITRYDDDAGASNYGSCGTTQGVSAGWSDVYGSGLSDQWINISGIDDGDYYLEVVTDPEDKLLESDETNNTTIITVTIEGGPGANGDRLEPNNSFTAGYNMGIVSQRSEEGLSIHTDQDVDYYQFAAAEAGEFSVQLDFSHQLGNLDAFVYDSNLDLVTSAESLTDLEILEFDVLPGQAYFLQVLGVDGATNGYGLEMSGPGDLITTTIPSTDIPVNIPDGEGAGQAGDTITSTIEGPDITLTDLNLLFQDLDHTWMADLSIALISPAGTRAHIIRSDYEGSGEGPLGGGDNFTNTTLDDQAPTNISDADAPYTGSFNVNFGDISNPLSAFNGENALGTWTVEITDWYSADTGTLREWGLMFTGIDNNPGDVLEQNDAFPQATDLGTIGYYSHADLSIHDDADVDFFRFTAQDSTHAQIDLTYAIADGNVDFIVYDSDQQEIGRADKENDNETLRVDVVAGELYFIEVLGANGNTNTYDLTIDVPDMVANSGIIEATPDWQWVPLGGNFESPVVMASVTSTRSSAPVTVDIVDDFSNGGFQIRINTLGDGQHTSESVSYFVVEEGTHTLRDGTVIAAGQSSISNGAWNNVEFGNTFDTTPIVLGQLLNDGEAVTTRFDGISESGFDWRSQLQESTNEGSSVSHTGQWLAIELGTGSTEHTNFEVGTAKVSSGVREIELLNTYLGRKNVLASIQTFNNSDTVTTRTAFTKSRNLNSVLQEETSADSETDHGSEWIGYFVFGVGAFYAEVPQSTPPLTKRIIADNPFAADDFTPVKSKAVDSKTELVSFSRAGQIVPIKVQNVNNSRKIDNTTVVADLSGAIKLAGDRTDFDSSADLIKRTDRQDFDSIDNAFGSDTELDAFDVKVKRELSPIRG from the coding sequence ATGCCTACTCGTAAGAACACCCGTGTTAAGAAGAGCCAATTTGACTTTGGAAAGCTTGAGCGGCGCAACATGTTGGCCAACGATGTTCTACCGGACGTGTTCGCGTGGGAGAGCGAAGAACGGGGCTACTTGCACGATTACTACGTCGAAGGAGAGCTGCTCCGATTTTCGACTGCGTTTGCCAACCAGGGCGCGGGGCACCTGGAAGTCTTCGGCGGCGAGCCCACTGACAACGGCAACCAGGAAGTCTTTCAGCGGATCTATGATGACGAAGGTGGGTTTCGCGATCGTCTGGCTGGGGAGTTTACGTATCACGAAGGCCACGGCCACATTCACTTCGATGGTTATGCGATCTACAACTTGCGCGAGATCGGACCTGCTGGCGAAGTCGGTGACATTTTGGCGACGGGCGGAAAGATCAGCTTTTGCCTGATCGACATCACTCGATACGACGATGATGCCGGAGCTTCAAACTACGGCAGTTGCGGCACGACTCAGGGCGTCTCCGCGGGCTGGTCAGATGTCTATGGCAGCGGACTAAGCGATCAGTGGATCAACATTTCCGGAATCGATGACGGTGACTATTACCTTGAAGTCGTGACCGATCCAGAAGACAAACTTTTGGAGTCCGACGAGACCAACAACACAACGATCATCACGGTTACGATCGAAGGCGGCCCCGGAGCCAACGGCGACCGACTTGAGCCTAACAACTCGTTCACGGCAGGCTACAACATGGGAATCGTCAGCCAGCGAAGCGAAGAAGGACTGTCGATTCACACCGATCAGGACGTGGATTATTACCAGTTTGCGGCAGCCGAAGCTGGCGAGTTTTCAGTTCAACTCGATTTCAGCCATCAGCTTGGAAACCTGGATGCATTCGTCTACGACAGCAACCTCGATTTGGTCACCAGCGCTGAAAGCTTAACCGATCTGGAGATCCTGGAATTCGACGTTCTGCCAGGCCAAGCTTACTTCCTTCAAGTTCTGGGCGTCGACGGAGCGACCAATGGATACGGCCTTGAGATGTCCGGCCCGGGAGATTTGATCACAACGACGATTCCAAGCACGGATATTCCTGTAAACATCCCTGACGGTGAAGGGGCAGGGCAGGCTGGCGATACGATCACCAGCACCATCGAAGGTCCTGACATTACGCTGACGGATTTGAACTTGCTGTTTCAGGATCTGGACCATACGTGGATGGCGGACCTTAGCATTGCATTGATTTCGCCAGCAGGAACACGGGCTCATATCATCCGCTCCGACTACGAGGGAAGCGGCGAAGGACCGCTCGGCGGCGGAGACAACTTCACGAACACGACGCTTGATGATCAAGCACCGACCAACATTTCTGACGCGGACGCTCCCTACACCGGTTCGTTCAATGTGAACTTTGGCGATATTTCGAATCCGCTTTCGGCTTTCAATGGCGAAAACGCACTGGGAACCTGGACGGTCGAGATCACAGACTGGTACTCGGCCGACACCGGAACGCTTCGCGAATGGGGTTTGATGTTCACCGGAATCGACAACAACCCGGGCGACGTGTTGGAGCAAAATGACGCTTTCCCGCAAGCCACGGACCTTGGCACGATCGGCTATTACTCACATGCTGATCTTTCCATTCACGACGATGCGGACGTTGACTTCTTCCGCTTTACAGCACAAGACTCAACGCATGCCCAAATTGACCTTACTTACGCAATCGCTGACGGAAATGTGGACTTCATTGTTTACGATTCCGACCAGCAGGAGATTGGTCGGGCGGACAAGGAGAATGACAACGAAACGCTGCGTGTCGATGTCGTGGCAGGCGAACTTTACTTCATCGAAGTTTTGGGGGCCAATGGAAACACCAACACTTACGATTTGACGATCGACGTCCCTGACATGGTGGCCAATTCCGGCATCATCGAAGCGACGCCGGATTGGCAATGGGTCCCACTTGGAGGCAACTTCGAGAGCCCGGTTGTTATGGCAAGCGTAACATCGACGAGATCCTCCGCACCTGTCACCGTTGATATCGTGGATGACTTCAGCAATGGTGGCTTCCAAATCAGAATCAACACACTGGGCGACGGACAGCATACAAGCGAATCCGTCAGCTACTTTGTTGTCGAGGAAGGAACGCATACGCTTCGCGACGGCACGGTGATTGCCGCCGGGCAGAGCTCAATTTCGAACGGTGCATGGAACAACGTGGAGTTTGGGAACACCTTTGACACTACGCCAATTGTATTGGGACAACTTCTCAACGACGGCGAGGCCGTCACTACCCGGTTCGACGGAATTAGCGAATCTGGATTCGACTGGCGTTCACAGTTGCAAGAGTCAACCAATGAAGGCAGCAGTGTGAGTCACACCGGACAGTGGTTGGCGATCGAGCTTGGAACGGGTTCGACGGAACACACGAATTTCGAAGTTGGGACCGCAAAAGTCAGCTCTGGCGTTCGAGAAATTGAACTTCTGAACACATATCTTGGCCGAAAGAACGTTCTTGCCAGCATCCAAACGTTCAATAACAGCGACACCGTCACAACACGGACGGCATTCACCAAGTCAAGAAACCTCAATTCGGTTCTGCAAGAAGAAACGTCTGCGGACTCCGAAACCGATCACGGCTCGGAATGGATCGGATATTTCGTGTTCGGCGTCGGTGCTTTCTACGCGGAAGTTCCACAGTCGACTCCACCGTTGACCAAACGGATCATTGCTGACAATCCCTTTGCCGCCGACGATTTCACGCCAGTGAAGTCCAAGGCCGTGGATTCCAAAACCGAACTCGTTTCGTTTTCTCGTGCTGGACAGATCGTTCCAATCAAAGTTCAAAACGTCAACAACTCGCGAAAGATCGACAATACAACCGTCGTCGCTGATCTTTCGGGTGCGATCAAATTGGCCGGCGATCGAACCGACTTCGATTCGAGTGCTGATTTGATCAAGCGTACTGACCGTCAGGACTTTGATTCGATCGATAACGCCTTTGGCAGCGATACCGAACTCGACGCGTTCGATGTCAAAGTCAAACGTGAGCTTTCGCCAATTCGTGGCTAG